In Lepidochelys kempii isolate rLepKem1 chromosome 10, rLepKem1.hap2, whole genome shotgun sequence, a single window of DNA contains:
- the LOC140918370 gene encoding myeloid-associated differentiation marker-like, giving the protein MPVVELNFRSLIIPVGIVRFFEIFLSCTAFSLAAASGQFQGTYGTWCMFTWCFCFLVSMLIVVLELFGFSEKLPLSWDDFTSAFAMLAVLMIFTSSIIYPSTFITDICSDNKCAYQAATTAMSCVCFIAYTIEVGLTRARPGDRSSFLTTVPGLLKVFEAYVACLIFSLVSKPTTYKTEPGQLWCIAVYSICFIVTLFIIILTIGRCLTYIPFPLEKVLVGYNALAVLLYLTAAIIWPVFNFRGNPRPSSGDSLHFWNRRLGVTFLTFFNLIAYIVDLVYSSKMVFMTSTA; this is encoded by the coding sequence ATGCCAGTCGTCGAGCTGAATTTTCGCTCCTTGATCATCCCTGTGGGGATTGTCCGGTTCTTTGAGATCTTCCTGTCCTGCACGGCCTTCAGTCTGGCGGCTGCTTCCGGCCAGTTCCAAGGAACCTATGGGACCTGGTGCATGTTCACCTGGTGCTTCTGCTTCTTGGTGTCCATGCTGATCGTGGTGCTGGAGCTGTTTGGCTTTTCTGAGAAGCTGCCGCTGTCCTGGGATGACTTCACCAGCGCCTTCGCCATGCTGGCGGTGCTCATGATCTTCACCTCTTCCATCATATACCCTTCCACCTTCATCACCGACATTTGCTCTGACAACAAATGTGCTTATCAGGCAGCAACTACAGCCATGTCCTGCGTCTGTTTCATTGCCTACACCATCGAGGTTGGACTGACCCGAGCCAGGCCTGGAGACAGGAGCAGCTTCCTCACCACTGTCCCTGGCCTCCTGAAGGTGTTTGAAGCCTACGTGGCTTGTCTTATCTTCTCCTTGGTGAGTAAACCCACGACATATAAAACCGAACCCGGCCAGCTATGGTGCATAGCTGTCTACAGCATCTGCTTCATTGTCACGCTGTTCATCATCATCCTCACCATCGGCCGGTGTCTCACCTACATTCCCTTCCCTTTGGAGAAAGTCCTGGTGGGTTACAACGCCTTGGCTGTACTCCTGTACCTGACGGCTGCCATCATCTGGCCCGTCTTCAACTTCAGAGGGAACCCCAGACCCAGTTCAGGTGACAGCCTTCACTTTTGGAACAGACGGCTGGGCGTGACCTTCCTCACCTTCTTCAACCTCATCGCCTACATTGTCGACCTGGTGTACTCCTCCAAGATGGTCTTCATGACCAGTACGGCCTAA